TTGATTTTTCTGTATGATTTGAGCCAACATGATTATAAACGAAATTATCTCGTTGTCGATCGTGGCATAATCTATAAATCCCTTGAGGGGAAGGAGCAAAATTACGTCTAAATCCTGAATAATCGAGTTTATTTGCGTCTATACTTTCATTTTTACCGATAAAAGCAGGAATATTGCTTAAATCATTGATAGTATTCTCCACATCATTATATTCACCTGTTTCGAGGGGATAGTTAACGGGTTGCATATCATGACGACTACCCATGAGGATAAGGCGTTTTCGCTTCTGGGGTGCACCGAAAAGACTTGCATCGAGGATTTGAATGGGTTTTGCAATGTGATAACCCAATGATTCAAATTCGTTAATTAATTCTTCTAAAAATTGTTTGTGATTACCAACGGCGATACCGGGTACATTTTCAAAGATAAAATATTTCGGTTGTAAATCTCGAATCACTCGCACATATTCAAATACCAATGAATTACGAGGATCATCTAATTGTCTTTTTCCCATGAGAGAAAAACCTTGACAGGGTGGGCCTCCTGCGATTAAATCGACTTCATCAATACCTTTATTCTGGAGAATACCTTTTAAGTAGTCTGTTTTGAGATGGTTTATATCTTGACAAATAGTATGAGTGTAGGGAAAATTCAAATGATGAATTAAGGCATGGATTGCGTCAAATTCTACAGCTACGATAACATCAAATCCAGACGCTTCTAAACCTAATGACATTCCTCCGCATCCCGAAAAAAGATCGATCGCAATTGGTCTTTTCATTTAATATAAAATATACAGTTAATATAAAATATACAGTTAGGTTTTTTGTTATAGTTTTAATTATAAATTTATGTACTGGTTCTAAATATATCTAAATATAAAATGAGATGAAAATATTGTAATTCTTTCTACTAAAATTATTCAACATTTTTCGAGATTTTTAGACAGTGCTAATTTTCATTTTATTAAGGATAGATATTTATTTCACTGTACTTTAGACTAAATAAAAAGGAAATCAGGATACAAGAGACTTTTAAAGAAAATAGAGAGACAATAAAAATAACCACAAATTTGATTCTCTCTCTATGAACAAATATAGCAGACTTCAACAATTTCGTTTTGACACTCATCAAATGTTGGTCAAAAGTAAGGATGCCGCTTTTCAGTTAATGGATAGTATCATGGCTACTGAAAATGCTCGTAGTCTGGCAGAATTTTCTTTGTCCCCCTTTTTTCACCGCCAATGGTCTAGTACATATGAAGCAATAGAAGATTGTCGTCCTAATGGCAACAAATTTATGAGAAGATATATTCAAGAAATTCCCATTTTAGAATATTTTTTATTTGGCATCGACCATACTCGGTGGGAATTTGAAGATAGTCCCACCATGAAAGACAGAACTTATCAATATTCTCATTGCTCTGTCCACTCATCAGTAATAGGACAAGGGTATAGTACCATTGCATGGTTGCCCCAATTAGATCATCAAGGTAGTTGGACATTACCTTTAAGACATGAAAGAATTACATCCTTTGAAACTCCTTTAAATAAGGCAACGTGGCAACTCAAACAAGTTTGTCAAAAATTACCATCCAACATCCCCAAATTAGTGGTCTTAGATTGCGAGTATGGGAACGCTACTTTCCTTAAACAAACGGCAAATGTTAAGGTGAGCAAACTAATTCGAGTTCGTTCTAATCTCTGTTTTTATGGAAATCCTGAGCCTTATAGTGGTAGAGGAAGACCAAAAAACATGGTGACAAATGGAAGTTAAATGAGTCTGATAATTTCCCCTGTGCGGATGAAGTCTTGGAAATGGAAGATCCATCTTTGGGACAAATACGAGTCAGTAAATGGACACAACTCCATTTTTACAACGCACCATTACAAACACTGACTTTATTGAAAATTGAACGATTAAACCCAAAAAAAACGGGAAGTAAACATCGCCCACTATGGTTAATCTGGGTAGGAGAGGAGTTTTTATCATTAGAAAAGATTTGGAGCCAATACAGTAGAAGGTTTGGTGTAGATCATTGGTATCGTTTTGCCAAACAGAGATTGCATTGGACTTTACCCAATTTTCGCACTCCAATCCAATGTCAAAGATGGAGTGATTTAATTGTTAATATTACTTGGCAATTATGGCTTTCAAAGGATTTAGTCCAAGAACACCATTTACCATGGCAAAAACCACAAGAGAATTTAACCCCTCAAAGGGTAGCTCGGTCAATGATTTCATTATTGATGGAGATTGGAAGTCCGACCCAAACTCCCAAAAGTCGGGGAAAATCCAATGGTTGGCAAAAAGGGAGAAAAAGAAATAAAGCAAAAGTTTATCCCACCATCAAAAAACGGCAATCCAAAAGTAAAAAAAGGCGAAAAACGTAACTTTTAAGAAATAACTAACTCAATTTATTTTCTCTGAGGGCTAATTTTTATTAGCTTACTTATTGCCGTGCAATATTTTCTTAGTCTAAAGTACAGTATTTCAAGTACGATGCCAAATATACTGCCATAATTATTGTTTCTAATTGTTTGCCTCTAATTTTTTTGTTTATGGTTTTATAGCTTTTAATAAAAGAAGGAAATAAAATTTTAAAGAAAAGATGGAGACCGTATTGAAACTTATGTATAACTGACGTAATCTTATTTTTTAAAATAACTGTTTAAGTAAAAATATTTTTTATTTTATGATTAAAAATCTTTTGGTAATATCTCTGTTAATTATTTTCTTATTTGGTTGTAATTCTTCCCATAAATTTGGCGGTATAAATGCACAAATAAATAGAGTCATAAGTGGACAAACCATAGAAATTTTTGTTGATAAAAAAAACGTTTCTTTTAGGTTAATGGGGTTAAGAATACCATCAAATATTAATTATGATAAAAAGTTAGCTCAACAGCATTTAATTCAATTATTGACCAGTAATTATCATTATCCGCTTAATTCAGTAATTGTCAAAGTTGAAACAAAATTAAATCAAAAAGATAAATATGGACGTTTGACAGGGTATGTTTGGTTAAATAATCAATTGATTAATCGCAAAGTTTTAGAGGGAGGATGGGCGATCGCATCTTTAGAATACACTGATGGAAAGTACGATCGAGATTTATTGCAAGGAGAAGAATACGCTCGAATTATGGGGAATGGAATCTGGAAAATTAATCATTGACAGACTTAAAACTCAAGATTTAGTAGTCAAATCTCTTTAATATTTTGATATAATATCCTGATCACGATATAATTGGAAAAGTAGTAAATTTTAGAAAAAGGAGGATATTGCATGACCCAAGTGGTTGTGGGACAAAATGAAAATATAGAATCAGCTTTACGTCGTTTTAAAAGACAAGTTTCCAAAGCGGGTATATTCGCTGATATTAAGCGTTTACGTCACTATGAAACCCCCATTGAGAAGAAAAAACGCAAAGCCGTTGCTCGTCGCAAAAAACGTTTTCGTTAAGGTTTAGATTTAATCATATTATCTTAACTTTTAAAGTTAGTTTAATCGTGGGGTTGATTTACTTGAAAGTCGTACACATCTAAGCCCCAGATACCTTCGGCAAAGCATCACTCTTGTTGATTGCTTCAGAATATGTCCCGAATTATAATATCAAGGGATAAAAGATAAGTTAAATTGTTATTTTTAAGGTTTGGTGATTTTTTTGAATATATAAGGTAAGGGAAATCTCCCTTAAAACAGTTCAAAGGCAACAAATAAACAAAACATTGCTTTTGACTGTTACTTTAAGTTTTTGTTTCTAGTCATCATCAAAACTAGCAGAAAAACTTAGAGATATGTTAAATTTTATTTAGTAATTGAAGAATAGTTGTCTTATACTTTTTCTTTTTTTACTAAAACGTCATGATATAATCATCCAATTGATTAATTGTCGTTGTTAACTAGAGATAACTTAAAGAATTGTGTCTAAAATTCTCAGGTTTTCTTGTAGCACACAATTAAGACGTTTTAGGCGGTAACTAACGTAAGTCCTAAAAAACAATTATCCTAAAAGTGAGAAAGAGAAACTGAGTAACACAATTAGGTGAAAGCCTTGCCGTTAGGCTTTTAGTTCAAAACTGGACTAGAGAAGATACTTGTATATTTCTATAGGTTTTCTAAACGGCACTTAACTGTACATAAATAATAATATATTTAGCTTAGGGCTTAATGTTTACTAAACAAGTAACCGATTCACCTGTTTATAAATGGTTTAATGATCGTTTAGAAATCGAAGCGATCTCCGATGACATTAGCAGTAAGTATGTTCCCCCTCATGTAAATATCTTTTACTGTCTTGGTGGAATCACTTTAACTTGCTTTTTAATTCAGTTTGCCACTGGGTTTGCCATGACTTTCTACTACAAACCCACTGTTACCGAAGCGTTTTCTTCTGTTCAATTCATCATGAATGAAGTTAACTTCGGTTGGTTAATTCGTTCTATCCATCGCTGGTCTGCTAGTATGATGGTCTTAATGTTAATTCTCCACGTTTTCCGTGTTTATTTGACTGGTGGTTTCAAAAAACCTCGTGAGTTAACTTGGATTGTGGGTGTAACCATGGCAGTTATCACCGTTTCCTTTGGTGTTACTGGCTATTCTTTACCTTGGGACCAAGTAGGTTATTGGGCGGTTAAAATCGTTTCTGGTGTACCTGCGGCGATTCCTGTAGTGGGAGATCAAATGGTAGAACTGTTGAGAGGTGGTGCGAGTGTTGGTCAAGCAACTTTAACTCGTTTCTATACTATTCACACTTTCGTTTTACCTTGGTTAATGGCAGTGTTTATGTTATTACACTTCCTCTTAATTCGTAAGCAAGGTATTTCTGGTCCTTTGTAAATTGATAGTTAACGTTGAAGGCGATGACAATATGTCTCGTCTTTTTCAATATTGGTTAACAAATTGACAGGAAATAAGGATGTTCGGGATAAAATAAAACATATTCTTGAATTGTCTTTATTCCTTTTTCTCATTCATTTAAGGAGATAATTGCATACTATGTCTAATCCTAATTCTCAGTTAATTAAAAAGCCAGATCTTAATGATCCTAAATTGAGAGCAAAATTGGCTCAAAATATGGGACATCATTACTACGGTGAGATTGCGTGGCCTAACGATATTCTTTATATGTTCCCTGTATGTATTTTGGGTGCATTAGGTTTAATTGTTGGTTTAGCAATTTTAGATCCTGCTATGATTGGTGAACCTGCTGATCCTTTCGCAACTCCTTTGGAAATTTTACCTGAATGGTATTTATATCCTGTATTCCAAATTTTGCGTATTTTACCTAACAAACTTTTAGGTATTGCTTGTCAAGCGGCTATTCCTTTAGGTTTAATGCTTGTTCCTTTCATTGAAAGCGTTAATAAGTTCCAAAATCCTTTCCGTCGTCCTATTGCGATGACTGTATTTTTATTCGGTACTTTAGTTACCCTTTGGTTAGGTGCTGGTTCTGTATTCCCCATTGATAAGTCTTTAACTTTAGGTTTATTCTAAGTTCTAGTACTTTGATTTTTTTTAATTATCTTAAGTGAAAAAGGTCTGTGATTGCTTTATAGCCTGAAGTTGGTTAGATGCGATCGCAGCCTTTAATTATTTTAACCTCAGTTCGGTTTAAGAATATCGGATAAGGTTAGGTTTCAGGTTTCAGGTTTCAGGTTGCAGGTGTTAGGGGATGGGAGGATGGGGGGATGAGGTGATGAGGGGAAAGGGGGAAACAAGTAATAAATAATAAATAAGTAGTAAGTATTCGTGGTTTTTCATTCTTAATTCTTAACTATTTAACGTCAGTTCAGGTTAAAGCAATTTTATTGTTATTTATAAGAAGCGATAAGGTTTTCCGACTACGAAAAAATAACGCTTTCAGCTTATCCAAAACTCAGGTTATTTTAATCTCAGCTCGATGTAAAGCCCTATTTATTCAATAACTTTTTAGTTATATTTTGTTACAAAGATTGTTTTTTAATCTTAAAAAAAGTTAAATATATAAGGATTATAAATAATCAATTGTAAGTGATAAATAATTTAACATGACTATTAGTGCTACCTCTCCAGAAACGACCCTAAGTACGAAAATCATTAATGGTTTATTAGCTATAAAACCTCTGGCAGAATTTGCCAAAAACAGAGCTAGAAACATGATTATCAAACGGGCTTATTCCATTGGGGTAAACTGGCAAGAAAATATCAATTCCTTACAAAATCACGATTGGGAACAAGAAATAAATTCCTTAACCAACGCTAATATAAGTTACCCAGAATACTATCTTAACTCTTTCCATGCCTACGAAAAAGGAAATCTGCAATGGGAAGCGGCTTGGGAATTAGAGTCTGCGGCTTATAGCGTTCATTCTACCATCTATAGTAAAACTCCTCAAAAAGAGGGCGATCGCACCCTCAGAAATAACTATCATCAAGTATTAAAAGAAAAGTTAGCTATTACCCCTCAAAATATTCTTGATATTGGTTGTGGAGTAGGTTTAAGTACCTTTGCATTAAAAGAGCAGTATCCAGAAAGTAAAATTTCAGGATTAGACTTATCTCCCTACTTTCTTGCCGTTGCCAACTATCAAAGCCGACAAAAAAATCAAAATATTCAATGGTTACACTCTCAGGCTGAAAAAACAAATCTTCCCTCAAACTCCCATGATTTAGTCTCCGCCTTTTTAATTTTCCATGAATTGCCCCAACTAGCCGCAAAAAACATCATCCAAGAAGCCCATAGAGTCTTAAAAACAGGGGGATACTTTTCCATGATGGACATGAATCCCCAATCAGAAGTTTATAAAAAAATGCCTCGTTATGTGTTCACCCTTTTGAAAAGCACTGAACCTTATTTAGACGAATATTTTAGCTTGAATATGGAATCAGTTTTTCTCGATGCTGGATTTGAAAAACCCTCCATTATTCCCATTAGTATTCGTCATCGTACAATTATTGCCCGAAAGAGATAACAAACCCCTGTTGGGCTTAAAAAATCGGCTCAGGATGGTTTCACCTTATTTCCATATAAAGTGTTGGAGAATGAAGCTATGATTTTTGGTTGAGATTGGGAATAGGCAATAGGCAAGGGGCAAAGGTAAATAGTTAAGAATTAAGAATTAAACACTCCAAACTGATTTCCCTTCTCACTCCCTCCCCTCATCTTCTGAACTCCGAACTCAGATAATATTGGGATCAAATTAGAGAGTCAAAGTCTCTTCTCAAAAGATTAACATTTGCAATTCTCCCAATGATTAAGATTTCCTCTTTTGTCTTGGTAAAACTGCTTCTCCATTTCTCAATTTCTTTTTCCTGATGTAACCAAAAATCAATGATACTTTCTATCACCTGATCCCAGTTCCAGTCTGGCTTTTGAAGAATCATCTCTGTTGATTGAATAAAACTATCTAAAGTACACTCATAGCTTCCTAAATAGGCTTTACTACGATGAGGACTCTGCTCGACTTTTTGTTGATAGTAGAAAAAATCTAATACGGGGGCAATTCCCACAATATCAAAACAGTAGGTCATTGTTTGATTTTCTCCTCAATTTTAAACGACAATAATTATTGAAAAATTTTTTGTTATTTTTCTTAAAGCTGATTTGAAAAAAAGGATTGATTCTGGGAAAAGAAAGAATCTAATATCCTATACTATAACCAAAACAAAGATGTAATTTTGTTATTTACGAACTTTTTAAGATTTTCAAGGTTTCTTCATCATCATTATTAAGAATAAACAATAAAAAATTAATACGTAATTTCCCTTAGATGATGAAAAATAAATTAAAAATCAATAGCTATTCAGCCTTCTAATCTATATTAATGAACATAAACAGAGAAATAAATTTTTAATGGTTAATTACAATATTACCTAACACATATAAGAAATTTATATCATTAATTTAAAAAAAAATTTACATTTATTGATATATTGGGTTAGAATTTAGTCTAAAAAAAGACATCCATTTATAATTAATTGGAGTCAATTAATTTTACTAAAAAAAATAGTTGCCCACGAATAATTTTATTTAGCGTGTGACGAGTAACAAGGAAACTAAATCCATGAAATTAAAGTGTCTATCTCAGAGATTATCTTCTGCTGGATTCATTCTAGCATTAGGATTAATCGCATCACCTGAATCAGTTAGTGCTACTGTCTTAGAGTCTGTTAAGACAAACACTCAAGAATTTTTCCAACCTACTTTATTGGTTAATAGTGCCGAACAGGTTTCTATTTTGACGGAGAATACTTCAGGTTTAAAAACTGATTCTAACAGTAACTCTATAGTTGCAAGAGCAACTTCTAATTCATCTAATATCAATAATGGTGTTGTCACTGAAAACAATGTTTCCAGAGTCATTACTCCTTCTTTTGATCAAAGATTAAAAACATCAGCCACTTCTTTTAAGTCGGCGGGAAAATTTACGGTTGCTGATAATCACATCATTTCTGGAAATCAAGGGCAATCTTTGAGTATTCCTGTTAATTCTGTGGAATCTCCCAATTTGATCAAAACTGAGTCTGTTTCTATTCCTATTGCGATCGAAAACTCTGACAATAGTGCTGGGGTTAGTGCTGTTAATATACCTGTTGTACCTTCTGCGAAGGATTCTTTTATAAAACAACAGACTGAAAGTAATACTACCAACAATGTAATTACTTTAGATGTAGAAGAACCAACATTTATTTCTAATGGTGATATAAATGCTAATTCTACCGCAAACGAGAATAACATCAATCTGATTAGTGCTTCGAGTCAAGACAATTTTGAAGATAGCTCTCAAAACAGTAATCTAGTTAGTGTTGTTCCCATTCAAATAGAATACTATGATCCGACTATGAGTCCTGCGGTGGGAGATATAGGTTCTCCAAATTTACCACAACTGAATTCTCCCGATCCTTATTTACCTGAAAGTCAAAGACCTTTTCGAGGTTACATTTGGCCCGCTAAAGGGGTGTTTACTTCTGGTTATGGTTGGCGTTGGGGTAGAATGCACAGGGGTATAGATATTGCCGCACCAGTGGGAACTCCTATTTTTGCGGCGGCTGATGGAGAAGTTATCACTGCTGGTTGGAATTCTGGTGGTTTTGGTAATTTAGTCAAAATCAGACATTATGATGGTAGCGTTACCCTTTATGCTCACAATAGCAAAATTCTGGTTCGTCGTGGACAAAACGTCACCCAAGGGCAACAGATAGCCAAAATGGGTAGTACTGGTTTTAGCACTGGTCCTCACTTACATTTTGAAATTCATCCTAATGGTAGTAAAGCGGTAGATCCGATCGCATTCTTACCGAAAAAAGGAAGATAAAAATAACTGACAGCAGGCTAATGTTTCCTGCTTTCTACTACTATTCAATGAGACAAAAAAAGTCCCCTCACCAAAAAAGGTAAGGGGTATTTTTATTCACGATACTATTTAGTTCACAAACAAATTAAACCGCAACAGTGGTTTTAGCAGATAATTCACCTTTAGCATATTTAGCGGCAAATTCATCTAAGCTGATTTGCTTGATCTTACTAGCATTACCAGCAGTCCAGAATTGTTGATAACGATCTGCACAAACTTGTTTCATGTACTTCATAGAAGGTTTCATGAAGTGACGAGGATCGAAGTTAGAAGGATCTTTAGCAGCAGCTTCACGAATAGCGGCGGTAATAGCTAAACGGTTGTCAGTATCAATATTTACTTTGCGAACACCACTCTTAATACCTTTTTGGATTTCCTCTACAGGTACACCATAGGTTTCACGGATTTGACCACCATATTGGTTAATCATTTCTAACCATTCTTGAGGTACAGAAGAAGAACCGTGCATTACTAAGTGAGTGTTGGGTAATTTAGCATGGATTTCTTCGATACGGCTAATAGCTAAGATTTCACCAGTAGGTTTACGGGTAAATTTGTACGCACCATGGCTAGTACCAATAGCAACAGCTAAAGCGTCAACTTGAGTACGTTCTACGAATTCAACAGCTTCATCAGGATCAGTTAAAAGTTGAGAATGATCTAATTTACCTTCAAAACCGTGACCGTCTTCCGCTTCACCCATACCAGTTTCTAGAGAACCTAAGCAACCTAATTCACCTTCAACACTTGCGCCAACGGAGTGAGCAACTTTAACTACTTCTGCAGTAACACTAACGTTATAATCGAAGCTAGAAGGGGTTTTAGCATCTTCTTGCAATGAACCATCCATCATTACGCTGGTGAAACCATTACGAATAGCACTATAACAAGTTGCAGGGCTGTTACCATGATCTTGGTGCATAGCAACGGGAATATGAGGATAGGTTTCCACAGCCGCTAAGATTAAATGACGGAGGAAGTTTTCTCCAGCATAAGAACGAGCACCACGAGAAGCCTGTAAGATAACGGGACTATCAGTTTCATTAGCCGCATTCATAATGGCTAAGATTTGCTCTAAGTTATTAACGTTAAATGCAGGGATACCGTAATCATTCTCGGCGGCGTGGTCTAACAATAACCGCATGGGGACTAAAGCCATAAATATCCTCCTTAAGTTTTTCTTTATTTTATTTTAGAATTTTCTTTGTTAAGAATCTTAACCTATTATGGGTCGATCTTAGGATATTTTTTGACTTTTGTGTAGCTTCTTGAGAGAATTTAGCGATTTTGTCCTTGACGAGACATCTTTCTGTCCGCCATCATGTTTGCCCATTCTTGTCTTTGTTCAGGGGTTAATACGGCCCTCATTTCTAACATACTTTCAAATCTCAAATTATGAATTTGTTGATCTAGGGTAACTATTTTTTGATGCTGCGATCGCAATTGAGACTCATTTTGATTATTACGCATCATTTGACTAAGAGTATTTCTTTCAGTGCGAATTTGTTCTCTTAAACTATTAAACTGAGGTTGATACTTATTACGTATCTGAGTCATTTGATTTCGTTGTTCAGCAGTCAAGTTCAATCTTTCGATTAATTTTTCTCCCTTATATTCTTTATCATCATCACCCCATCTCTTTTGGGCAACAATTTGGGAAGACTCAGTGGAAACACTTAAACGAGAATTTACATTAAGATTCTGTTCATAATTAGAAGCCGAAGCATTGCCAGTAAAACCAAAACCAGCTATAGTAACAAAAATCAAGGAATGACGAATTAAATTATTCATAATTAAAACCCTCCATAAAAATACAAGTATTTAGTTAATAAGCCC
This is a stretch of genomic DNA from Cyanobacterium aponinum PCC 10605. It encodes these proteins:
- a CDS encoding Spy/CpxP family protein refolding chaperone, with translation MNNLIRHSLIFVTIAGFGFTGNASASNYEQNLNVNSRLSVSTESSQIVAQKRWGDDDKEYKGEKLIERLNLTAEQRNQMTQIRNKYQPQFNSLREQIRTERNTLSQMMRNNQNESQLRSQHQKIVTLDQQIHNLRFESMLEMRAVLTPEQRQEWANMMADRKMSRQGQNR
- a CDS encoding thermonuclease family protein, whose product is MIKNLLVISLLIIFLFGCNSSHKFGGINAQINRVISGQTIEIFVDKKNVSFRLMGLRIPSNINYDKKLAQQHLIQLLTSNYHYPLNSVIVKVETKLNQKDKYGRLTGYVWLNNQLINRKVLEGGWAIASLEYTDGKYDRDLLQGEEYARIMGNGIWKINH
- the rpsU gene encoding 30S ribosomal protein S21, which encodes MTQVVVGQNENIESALRRFKRQVSKAGIFADIKRLRHYETPIEKKKRKAVARRKKRFR
- the petB gene encoding cytochrome b6 produces the protein MFTKQVTDSPVYKWFNDRLEIEAISDDISSKYVPPHVNIFYCLGGITLTCFLIQFATGFAMTFYYKPTVTEAFSSVQFIMNEVNFGWLIRSIHRWSASMMVLMLILHVFRVYLTGGFKKPRELTWIVGVTMAVITVSFGVTGYSLPWDQVGYWAVKIVSGVPAAIPVVGDQMVELLRGGASVGQATLTRFYTIHTFVLPWLMAVFMLLHFLLIRKQGISGPL
- the fba gene encoding class II fructose-bisphosphate aldolase (catalyzes the reversible aldol condensation of dihydroxyacetonephosphate and glyceraldehyde 3-phosphate in the Calvin cycle, glycolysis, and/or gluconeogenesis) codes for the protein MALVPMRLLLDHAAENDYGIPAFNVNNLEQILAIMNAANETDSPVILQASRGARSYAGENFLRHLILAAVETYPHIPVAMHQDHGNSPATCYSAIRNGFTSVMMDGSLQEDAKTPSSFDYNVSVTAEVVKVAHSVGASVEGELGCLGSLETGMGEAEDGHGFEGKLDHSQLLTDPDEAVEFVERTQVDALAVAIGTSHGAYKFTRKPTGEILAISRIEEIHAKLPNTHLVMHGSSSVPQEWLEMINQYGGQIRETYGVPVEEIQKGIKSGVRKVNIDTDNRLAITAAIREAAAKDPSNFDPRHFMKPSMKYMKQVCADRYQQFWTAGNASKIKQISLDEFAAKYAKGELSAKTTVAV
- a CDS encoding class I SAM-dependent methyltransferase, which produces MTISATSPETTLSTKIINGLLAIKPLAEFAKNRARNMIIKRAYSIGVNWQENINSLQNHDWEQEINSLTNANISYPEYYLNSFHAYEKGNLQWEAAWELESAAYSVHSTIYSKTPQKEGDRTLRNNYHQVLKEKLAITPQNILDIGCGVGLSTFALKEQYPESKISGLDLSPYFLAVANYQSRQKNQNIQWLHSQAEKTNLPSNSHDLVSAFLIFHELPQLAAKNIIQEAHRVLKTGGYFSMMDMNPQSEVYKKMPRYVFTLLKSTEPYLDEYFSLNMESVFLDAGFEKPSIIPISIRHRTIIARKR
- the petD gene encoding cytochrome b6-f complex subunit IV, whose translation is MSNPNSQLIKKPDLNDPKLRAKLAQNMGHHYYGEIAWPNDILYMFPVCILGALGLIVGLAILDPAMIGEPADPFATPLEILPEWYLYPVFQILRILPNKLLGIACQAAIPLGLMLVPFIESVNKFQNPFRRPIAMTVFLFGTLVTLWLGAGSVFPIDKSLTLGLF
- a CDS encoding DNA cytosine methyltransferase, which encodes MKRPIAIDLFSGCGGMSLGLEASGFDVIVAVEFDAIHALIHHLNFPYTHTICQDINHLKTDYLKGILQNKGIDEVDLIAGGPPCQGFSLMGKRQLDDPRNSLVFEYVRVIRDLQPKYFIFENVPGIAVGNHKQFLEELINEFESLGYHIAKPIQILDASLFGAPQKRKRLILMGSRHDMQPVNYPLETGEYNDVENTINDLSNIPAFIGKNESIDANKLDYSGFRRNFAPSPQGIYRLCHDRQRDNFVYNHVGSNHTEKSKQRFQNTHQGEVEKTSRFLKLSPTGLCNTLRAGTARDKGAYTAARPIHYNQPRCITVREAGRLHTFPDWFLFHETIWHGFREIGNAVIPMLAKAIGDEIIKVLEIDINQLEVRKLEKIDLEFMAYNMDKASNYWNVSNDIIPKRKRLEMILTDKLMNLEVFFM